The Choristoneura fumiferana chromosome Z, NRCan_CFum_1, whole genome shotgun sequence DNA window TATAGACAAACAAATATTGTCAAAttatgaaattgaaatttacaTTGATGAAATTTTAATAACAGTAGCTGTTGCTTGCAACTCTGTCTGCGCAAAAGAATGATGGGCAAAAATGTATGGTACCCATACCCAGCCCAATCACCAATAGAATTAGAATGTATGTAGGCTAATTGACCACACTAATTGCTGTAATTGTTATTATGACGACTAGACTGTGAAGGCTGGGAGAAAAACGGTCAAAAATAGTTGTATATATGGGAAATAGCATGGCAATGCATGCGGGGCACAGCTAGTGTATAAACattgtgtgtgtatatttgaaGGCTGATAACTCTCTTCTCCGGGGTTTTTCAAGTTTGTCCCCATATTAGAAAATGAAGCTTATGTCACTAGCATTTCGTTTATCTCTACCCTGTGCAAACTACtaactataaaaactatgctaaaTTCTTCCCAGGCCCTCAAAGCATCtccatataaaattttatcttaattgaTTCAGCAGTTTCAGTGTTAAGAGGTAActgacagacagagttactttcttGTTTATGGGTGGATCAACTActttttgttgttattctgtcccgtcagcgaggggacaaaagtagtacagtttaatagcagaaatgttgtgtcacattatactaacaagCTTATTAGgtgaccaattatagaaggggcttaaaactaccacaaaaatgcatgtttggcaaatttttataattataaacttacAGTTTAAAGAGTGACTTAGGAGAATGTAACTAcagcaacgagtgacaagaaaaagttgatcgacccttATAATAAAAGAGAGGATAAGGATATGAAATACTGCCTTGCCTTCTCATATTAACCAATGTACACTTAAAGAAGCTAGGTTccatactggggtggaaccTGTTCACTGTAAATGCCATGTTGACATTCCAAATATCTGCCATAGAAATTAAAGCAAAATTGATGCTAGAAAGGTTCCATCCGGATACATCATTTACTTTCCTCAACATTACTTGTTCCATTTCTTCATAAGAGTAGATATGTACTTATTAggtcatgaaaaataaaagcctTTACTTCCAATATTTGAagcaaatattaataatattgtcaaataattttattgtgtaCCTATTACAGTCACACTttaattgatttgaaaatattaaatgagGGCATTGGTTTGAATATTAGTAGTAAAAGCTTATACTTTTTTCATTGATACAGGTTACTTCCATTAGACTTTGAAAAagggaggttatcaattcagttgtTTTTTCCAAGCACAAAGGGCAACATGTTAGACAccaaactattatttttttaaaacatgaaaTAGCTTAAGCGTAATAAAATTACACACTTACCTAATTAACGCATCTCGCCCCTGCAATATAACAGGGACAGCAATTTGTTGAACTACCATAAGGTCCTTTAAACCCAAATTTTGCTGTAAATTTGCTACACTATGAGGATGAATATCTAAATCTGCGAAAGTCTTCTCTGCAAACACTTTCTCAACAAGTGGTCTCACAGCTCGCTGCCCAATTCGAGGAACATCtggattatttttaaacaatgatGAAATCCAGCCACCAGCCCTTggcttttgttttaattgtatgtcATCACTGAGGTCTTGATAACTTTTTCCTTGGAATTTCCCCTTGTTTTCACTCAAGTCTCTTAGATTTTCTGACAAATCTACTGACTTAGGGCCCTGTGATTCAGActgtttcggtattttgatttgaCGTTCgccatcattttttttatcatgcaTAGGTCTTTTTCTAGCTATAGTTTTTCCAGTAAAAGCTGGTTTCGACATAAACTTGTATTCCGATGCATCTTTCTGCGTAGCTCTTTTCTTGGTATTCTACAATGGTATTTTAATGATTAGGAACGACATTAGGCTTCGTGCGCTTTTGaagaaaatagtaaaataacttACCTTTTTAGCAACGGTTATATTTAACTGCAAGTCGTCCATTTTCAGACTTATTCAAGCATCGATATCATAGCAATATTGTACGTATAAGTGAGGTTAGAGGCGCACGCATGTTTTTGTTGTCGTGGAGAGTTGTCAGTTTTTGACAGGTGGACATGCGTTTTGTTTCTTCTATGCTCcaacaaaacttaaaataataaaggaaCTATAACAtatcaataattttattgtttttcatgtgtaaatgaatttaattctttcatttatttacacataaatGATAATACAATAAACAGGGTGAAAAAGTCTATACATTCTATCATCGCAATCGATCGTACAGTCAGCACCATAAGTTGCTGATCACTTTTTTGCCTCGGTACATTTCACCGCTatatatttgttgttgttgtttctttaaaaaaatatggctctgtccattggaggacaattttgccagtgtctagtagtagtagcttttgccgttgtacggtaaaaaaattctagaaaacgaaatatgagaggtaatggtggatggacgatgacagcgcgaatcccgctatatatttaaaatttcaattaataaatatgtcaattccaataacaataaaatgaaTTTCACACGTGCCGATTGCCGGGTAGCACACTTCGGGTGTCTGTGGGTGGTGTTCATGTAGGTacagtcctggatttataaataggccgtataggccgcggcctaggggcggcaaatttcaaaaaaatattattttagaaagttagatagggcggcggatataaagtggcctacactcataaaatacataaatccgccactgtgtAGGTATGTGGGCATATGTATGTATGGTAGCTTTCACTCGTACAGTCGGCGATAAAAGAAAGTGATCGTTTTGGTACCATAACGTGATCACATCACGcgactttgtttatttttttgtgataatagtaggtaggtacgtggcTGTAAAGCGAGCGAGCAGGCAAGAcacacagactgacagacacacacagcggtcaaacttataacacccctctttttgcgtcggtacCTAACTTTTGGTGCTGACTGCATGATCGACTGCAATGACAATGTATATTTATTGAATACACTTGACTTCACGGCGAACTGTAAGAGTGAAATTTGCAAAataggttcagttagatttttTTGCCTCGTTCCTCCTCGTTCATTAAAATCCTTGCCCCACCTTACGTAGAGGGTGTACCTTATGCTGTGAATGAAGTGTTGTATAAGATCTTTCAAAAATATTGCAAGTCTGTCTTTAACTAATTAAATGGCAACTGTCAGTGTGTAATTCCGGTTTTTACTTTCAAGATGATTGAATAgcattcgcgctgtcatcgttcatccaccattacctctcatatttcgttttctagattttttttttcgtacaacggaaaaacctactagacactggcaaaattgtcctccaatgatggacagagccatatttttctaaaaatctagaAGGGAGAAGATTCACTACGAAACGTTCAGGGAATGCGAATTTGAAAGGGATCACGTGTCGCCGCGTGCCGCCAAAAAGTTCCCTTTGGGCGTCTATGGggtggaataaatatttgtagcaTAAAAAAGATGTTTATAGCCAAGCCCCATGTTTATAAATAGAAAGGATTTGGAGGAATCGATCATGCGACTAATCCCTGCAATGCCGATGCTAATGCAAGTTACTTAGCTTCCTTAATGTGGACAGGATTAGATACCCTTCGCATTTGTTGATAGAACACCTAAATGACTTATCATCATCTCGGGctatataggtacgtcccacAGGCTTCCACAGgcagggcacaggcttcctctcggAATGGgaggacttgggccatagttctcacgcgggcccagtgcggattgagaacttcacacgcaccatagAATTGCTTCCCAgaattgtgcaggtttcctcggtGTTATCCTTCGTCGTAAGggtcatggtaaattttaaataaatttaaaagcacATAAcataccatcccagcctatatacgtcccactggtgggcacaggcctcctctcagaacaagaggacttgggccatagttcccacgcgggcccagtgcggattgggaacttcacacgcaccattgaattgcttcggaggtttgtgcaggtttcctcacgatgttttccttcacctcaaagctcgtggtaatggcacatgaatttcgaaaaactcagaggtgcaagcctgggttcgaacccacgaccctctgcttgaaaggcgataggtcaaaccactaggccaccacggctttagcTTAAATAAGTAGGCAGGTATAGCTATTACACAAACAtagatttataataagtattaagtagTAGGATACCTTTCATTCTTTAAACTGATTTCATTCagttacttaagtacctacctatacgtactttaatcatattttacaaataaaatattaacagcCTCTAAAACTCGCAGGCCACAGTGTACAACaaacagtttttattattttttctgccAACGTTTCAGATTCAGACCCTTCGAAAGTGGCGACCGCTAAATCAGTGCACTTGAAATTCActgaacaaacaaacacatcGAAAGCGGACGCGGGGGCGAGAGGGCGCGTCGTGATTACGGCGCCCGAAGTGACCCCGCCCGGGAACCTTATACAATAGTTGAGGGATTCAGACCCTACTTACAAAAACAAAGGGTCCAAAGTTACAGAGTTGCCGCGACGCGGTAagtctttttttaaaataccgcTTCCTGATGGCTTCCTGATTTCAAATCAAAAAGGCAAAGGGACTGAGTTTATGCAATCTACCTACATTGGTGCCTTGTTTAACGTGTTGTTTACTTACATTATCTATCTAAAtgtacttaaattattaaatattcgaTGCAAAGCTAGACCGCGAATAGGTATCTACTATCTAAGCTATTCCTACAAtcattaatatataatatattcgtTGCCAcacgtaggtaggtaatatAATTTACCACTTGACTTGTCCTGCAACGTGGTTTCATTTTACATACGCAATTAATATACTTTCGTTGTCGTAGGTagagtcaccagcaccaatatctgacacaacaagcgtgcataaatctctaatacgactctatttctagggccggaaggatgtttcagatatttttgcacgctccgctgtggcagatattaatgctggtgactgttcaAATCAATCCGGTCACTGAAAATGAGGATTTGAAGACAACTAAAAGAATAACTTACTGCACGAAAATGCagccatatatatatatatatatacaattcccccaagtcttgtccctgcggAATTtcgcccataaggctggctgcattttcgtgcagtaagttattcttttagttgtatatatatatatatagttaagttatttttagggcatgtttttaggatagtttttttttttaataagtacttcaattgtacctttacaataatgcgtttgtttaaataaatgataacaGACTTACATGCatactacctatatacctacataaaacctTAGATAAAGGGGATAAAACATGGCATTTGAAATAAaccttgtaataaaatatttttgatgttCCTTGATATTTCGTATTTTGCTGCATTATAATGTTGACACTGATGACATTGTCCACTTTTAATAACACATCGTCTTTTGTCACCATCGTAAACAACGCTTTTTATAATcaggtaaaatataaatattttaaattttaaagattTAGACAGATTGTTTGCCTATGATCCACCTTCACCAATTTCCATATTTGGTTTTATAGATTGTTTTTACTGCACAGTGGCCATCTTAAAATATCATAAAAGTGTCTTCTCACCATTGGAAAAATTGCCCGCTTAACGTACCATCAGAAACACACAGAAACTATATCTTTTTAGCCTGGCTGTGTTCCGTTTTGATAACATCCCTCTTTAGCGATGCCTTTAGCTTTTGACGGGAACACGGAAGGCCATATcgtctttaattatctaaggCTGCAGCGGATGAGAGTATACCATTTATGTAGCTTACGACACCAAGTGGATGGCGTCCGCTCAAGGTTCTAACTTTCTGCTAATTCGACTGTGCACTCGGCAGACAATAGGGCTTGACCCGTAGATTAATAGGCGTTATGCGAAGACAGTGTCTTAGCGTAGGTGATGTCAAGATCAAAGCACGATCAACGGCAAGCCAACTGATTCCACATAATTCCTAGGAAAAAAAGGATCACGATAATATCAGCCGAGCACAGTGATAAATTCGCAGATGAAATTCATTTAGAGAATCACGCAGCCTTACTCAAATAACCTATGCACTATTTTACAGAAGCTTGAACAATGGCAGTCCTAAAAGCGACGACGTGCAAAGAGGCCATAGCCAGATGGGAGAAGGAGAAGGGAGAATCTGCGGTCGATGCCCTGGTGGTTGAACTGCAGTTCCAGTGGCCGCCAATCGAGAAGATGGACGGAGCTCTGTCCACGCTAGTCGCTTGCGAGTTAGTTTTGAGGTTTACAGGTGGCACTGGTGATAAGACCTTCTGCAAGGCCTCACCACTGTCTTATTGACTAATTCTGCagccaagcagcagtgcttgcgctgtgTTCCAGCGCAAgaaagacagccgatgaaattactggcacttttgTCTTGTCTATTTAGGCTGGCATCGTATCTGGAATTCCTGACGTGTTGCCAGTGGCTTTAAACAGCGGGGATCACTTGCCATCAGATGACCAACTGGCTCATTTTGCAGTAAATATCCGTGAGTTTCCATTTGAAGTGGTTGACGATCCCCTGTCTAGCGAGCACGcattatagtaggtacataatatttgtgtgtataggtaggtataattactCGGTTTGACCGATTCAACTAATATTAatcataaaacaattttttacttatttaaaaatataacttcGTATTTTCAGGAAACTGAGCTTATCATCGAACATGATCGACAAAATAGCTGGGATCGCCGGCAtgagaaatttaaaaatattatcctTGGGGAGAAACTACATAAAAAATCTTGCGGGCATTGTAAGTTTACTTATATTAGCTTCAGTATCGTTTAACTTTAGTGTGTagaagtcatcatcatctcagcctataaacgtcccactgttgggccgCTATGTGTAGAAGTATCAAGctgtaattaatataaaacactCAGGTTGGCTACCCCTTGAAGCATTGAATAAAATCACCAAGTCAACGCAGTCAAAAGGCACGGTCATTGAAggaggtgtttccatacaaattgccataACCGAAAAACCTCTAGGTAGGGATTTCCCCGGTCGTCCTAgaagcttgaaatttggtataaaggtagTTCTTACAGCACGACCAATATGAAGTCTGTAagtcttattttttatgtgtgtcAGTGACCATCTAATCTAAAATTACCTCAGAATTCATAAGTCCCTTTCGCTTAGGAGAGTGACTGCTAACTCtggatattcaaaaataaatacctacaaatttgtacggaacccgcAATGCGCAAGTCAGACTCGCATTTcaccggtttttagggttccgtagttaactaggaacccttaggtatagtttcgccatgtctgtccggcTGTCTGTCAGtgcgcggctaagctcagagactgttagtactagaaagctgtaatttgggtgtgttcccactagttctaTTATTGACAGTATTAGAATAGAGTTCTAAAATAGTACTGTCTAtagaactagtgggaacacaccgtaatttggcatgaatatacatatcagtcacgtcgacagtggtaaaataaaaaaataaaaaatattttttttagggtaaggtatcccatagacgtaaaacgggcgtgattttttttctcgactaacgctatagtgtgggtatcgttggataggtcttttaaaaccattgggggttgctaagacgatcttttattcagtgatgtgtttgcgaaatattcaactttaaagtgcaaatttttattaaaatcgagggtCCCCCTCCctcctaaaatctaaactgttgggtggaaaaaattgaaaaaaatcagaatggtagtaaatatatcacaaggaaaactatagtggctaagattgcttgagaattattagtaggtataagatagtttaagagtaaattgcagcctaaggtataaaacatacctaaacttggaagattccgtacacaatacgaaattattagagaaatattacttgatttttttgtaatggctacggaaccctatcctgggcgtgttcgacacgctcttggccggtttttttattattatgtcgaTCGACTGTCCTGCACGCGTAGATCTATACCTACAGGGGGCTTGTATTTAGTATACCTAGACTAAACAGGATGTAAGATAATGGCAACCCCCATTTCATTATGTTAATCTGCCGCCCTGGAGTAGGTAAATCTCAAACTCTTCTAAACTGTTGTACTGAACTATACTGAATTGTCGATTTGTTTTTCAAATCTTCCAAATAATAATGGCGCAACTTAACATATCGCCTTGCATTGGagttcaaaaaattaaaattgttaatcTAAGTACTTTAATATTACCCTTGTTCTCTAGGAAACTGTTGCAGACACTCTTGAAGAATTATGGATCAGTTACAATCCTATAGACAAGTTAAAAGGCATCGGAGCGATGAAAAACCTTGTCACTTTTTACTTGTGCAATGGCGCCGTCAAAGAATGGGTGGAGTTTAATCGCTTACAGGTAATTTGAGTAGTATAATTTTTAGATTTCATCTTTACCTACGTAcaaccaacaacaacaacatagaAAGCAAAACTCgaataagtacttaaatgaGAATCTTActacttaggtacctaaatgTGACGAACAgtttttaacattattataacaaaGACTTGGCTACATAGGCGTTTAAAGAGTCCATACCCACCCCAGGAtattgggctaccgattcaaaaaactataatactgatatcttcacacaaatatcCAGGCCAcgcccccctgaaaaataatacTAGATACGCCAATGCTTGGCTATAGTAAAAACGGCAGGACTTAGTCGTATAAGGTTAACTGACGGCAGCTTTACAGAGTTTTAGCTGATAGCGGTATATGGTTGCCTATTGCACCCTGCAAACTGAATGAAATAGTTTGATTGCCCCAATGCGGATCATAACATTACAACGAAAGTACTCTTTCTCCACAGGAGTGCCCCGCTTTGCGAGATTTAGTTTTCATTGGCAATCCTGTATGTGAAAATCAACCCGATATCGAAACATGGCGCCTACAGGCATCTAATCGCTTGCTGCAAATCACCAAGCTTGACGGGATACCAATCATCAGAGATTAAATTAATACGACTATACCAGCTCAAGTCAACCATTATACTTAAAAGTTCTTCTATTTTCTTCATGATatcataaacacaaaataaatgtaaaaatgaaaattgtcTTTTATGATTTCGGCGTTTCAAATGAACACAATTTTCGGTCATTAAGTATCAAGATGCCTTCACGTAATAAGTCAATTACTCAGCTATGCCGGTCGAAACGGCGTTGTCCCTCGGAGTTAATATTCCAAATTAGTTGTGATTGCGTGACACTTTCAGTAACAATGGTTGATAGAGAACCACTTGTTTAGGCTTGGAATTGAAACGATATTTGAAATAATAGCTCCACTGCATCGCCGCGCTCGCTTGACATTTATGACAGATTATGACTCTGGCAACACTAATAACCGCCTTGCACGCCATCTATCTATTAGATGGCGCAACTTATACGACAGAGCGTTACGATTGAATTCTATTAATCGAAAAATGATTGC harbors:
- the LOC141438443 gene encoding dynein axonemal light chain 1-like, with product MAVLKATTCKEAIARWEKEKGESAVDALVVELQFQWPPIEKMDGALSTLVACEKLSLSSNMIDKIAGIAGMRNLKILSLGRNYIKNLAGIETVADTLEELWISYNPIDKLKGIGAMKNLVTFYLCNGAVKEWVEFNRLQECPALRDLVFIGNPVCENQPDIETWRLQASNRLLQITKLDGIPIIRD